The Bacteroidales bacterium genome has a window encoding:
- the xseB gene encoding exodeoxyribonuclease VII small subunit — translation MAKEKQQIKYGEAIEEIEKILKQIENEELDVDELTSKVKRVSELLSLCKKKLRTTEEEVEKIIRDIEAE, via the coding sequence ATGGCTAAAGAAAAACAACAAATAAAATATGGCGAAGCCATTGAAGAAATAGAGAAAATCCTGAAACAGATCGAGAATGAAGAACTCGATGTAGATGAGCTGACATCCAAAGTAAAAAGGGTCTCAGAATTGTTGTCGCTCTGCAAGAAAAAGCTCAGAACCACGGAAGAAGAGGTGGAAAAGATCATCAGGGATATTGAAGCAGAATGA